From a region of the Arachis ipaensis cultivar K30076 chromosome B09, Araip1.1, whole genome shotgun sequence genome:
- the LOC107618869 gene encoding formin-like protein 11, which produces MGGSEALSMLFFIITTFLMMILLSSLQQSTHIIFTVDSLWNSYDVHDMYFIDESSIQQGNNINDGNSKKNVEKISGLDENEEKQAMFVETFRTLLGLKSFHEKVPSSSSSSELLFSFSFSPSPSPSPTSIEPEAVAPLSPAPSPVVHNHPHHHHHHHHHYYHSHWNLKKEAHHHHEEDRGRAKKILVAILVSVGIATLICGCALIFFCRKFRNQRKKPKRTMPLCSSKKKNKNKVSLNSRLDLFYLDSLGEDLEQQQQEEAEACTLKEISYQNNPTEECDNVSSSSTKEILPVHDEEEEDIESESESGGREIGISADPEEEEEEEENHSSENESFHSIINSQTNSRLSNASSSSLVSETLMSPKDSSPLPNQFLSSPNNSISNPKPPPLTPKHENQETDETINQFVKPSTSPPPPPPPPPPPTPPLQMPLFRLHSLTSSSRASSPSPLSLKSHNFSSPSPRNSDSNQSPQTELPSPPPPQPAKSPGNNNIPPPPCPPPPFPKGNVKTPPPPPSQLPQFTALGKDGAPLPKLKPLHWDKVRAAPNRTMVWDKLRSSSFELDEEMIESLFGYNLQSSIKNEETKSKSPSPSKHVLEPKRLQNITILSKAINATAENVCEALIQGKGLSLQQLEALVKMVPTKEEEAKLANYKGDINELGSAERFVRAMLQVPFAFQRVEGMLYKETFEDEVVHLRNSFSMLEEACKELRSSRLFSKLLETVLKTGNRMNVGTIRGGARAFKLDALLKLADVKGIDGKTTLLHFVVQEIIRSEGIRVSDSIMGKISQKNNKNRTEEQKEEDYRRMGLELVSGLSTELYNVKKTATIDLDVLASSVSNLSEEMAKLKQLVGKDLHNDGESSEGFVNTMMCFLSYAEKKLKELEGDENRVLSRVKEITEYFHGDVSNKEDQNPLRIFVIVRDFLGMLDSVCKELRRNKSTRSPNPLAPFR; this is translated from the exons atgGGGGGCTCTGAGGCTCTTAGCATGTTGTTCTTCATCATCACCACCTTCTTGATGATGATTCTGCTATCATCATTGCAGCAAAGTACCCACATTATTTTTACTGTGGATTCTTTGTGGAATAGTTATGATGTTCATGACATGTATTTCATTGACGAGAGCAGCATTCAACAAGGGAACAACATCAATGATGGAAACAGCAAGAAGAATGTTGAGAAAATCTCAGGTTTGGATGAGAATGAAGAGAAGCAAGCCATGTTTGTTGAAACATTCAGAACATTGCTTGGACTCAAAAGCTTCCACGAAAAAgtaccttcttcatcttcttcttctgagTTATTATTCTCATTCTCATTCTCTCCTTCACCTTCTCCATCACCAACAAGCATTGAACCTGAGGCTGTAGCTCCATTATCTCCAGCACCTTCTCCTGTGGTTCACAACCATcctcaccatcatcatcatcatcatcatcattattatcattcTCATTGGAATCTGAAGAAAGAagctcatcatcatcatgaagaagatagAGGCAGAGCTAAGAAAATACTAGTAGCAATTCTTGTTTCTGTGGGAATTGCTACATTAATTTGTGGTTGTGCCTTAATCTTCTTCTGCAGGAAATTCAGGAACCAAAGGAAGAAACCAAAAAGGACCATGCCACTCTGTAGCagcaagaaaaagaacaaaaacaaggTGAGTTTAAACTCAAGGCTAGATCTGTTTTATCTTGATTCCTTAGGTGAAGAtttagaacaacaacaacaagaagaagcagaagcTTGCACCTTGAAAGAAATTAGTTATCAGAATAATCCTACTGAAGAATGTGACAATGTTAGTAGTTCTTCCACAAAGGAGATTCTACCTGTTCATGACGAAGAGGAAGAAGATATtgaatctgaatctgaatctgGTGGAAGAGAAATTGGAATCTCTGCTGAccctgaagaagaagaagaagaagaagagaatcatTCGTCAGAGAATGAAAGTTTTCATTCCATTATTAATTCACAAACAAATTCAAGACTCTCTAATGCTTCATCTTCTAGCCTTGTTAGTGAAACATTGATGTCACCAAAGGATTCATCACCATTACCAAACCAATTTCTTAGTTCACcaaataactcaatttcaaacCCTAAACCACCGCCACTTACTCCAAAACATGAAAATCAAGAAACTGATGAGACTATTAACCAATTTGTCAAACCCTCTACATCTCCACCGCCTCCCCCGCCACCGCCGCCGCCACCAACTCCGCCTCTTCAAATGCCACTCTTCAGATTACATTCTCTCACTTCTTCATCCAGAGCTTCCTCTCCCTCTCCGCTTTCTTTAAAATCTCATAACTTCTCATCACCATCTCCAAGAAACTCAGACTCAAATCAAAGTCCTCAAACAGAGTTGCCTTCTCCGCCGCCGCCGCAACCGGCGAAATCTCCAGGCAACAACAACATTCCACCACCGCCATGTCCACCACCGCCATTTCCAAAGGGCAATGTGAAAACACCACCTCCTCCACCATCTCAACTACCTCAATTCACGGCACTAGGCAAAGATGGAGCACCGCTTCCAAAACTGAAACCGCTTCATTGGGACAAAGTAAGAGCCGCACCAAATCGCACTATGGTTTGGGATAAACTAAGATCAAGCTCCTTTGA GTTGGATGAGGAAATGATTGAGTCACTTTTTGGATACAATTTACAGAGTTCTATCAAGAATGAGGAAACAAAGAGCAAAAGCCCTTCTCCAAGCAAGCATGTTCTTGAGCCTAAACGGCTTCAGAACATTACGATACTCTCAAAAGCTATAAATGCAACAGCTGAGAATGTATGTGAAGCCTTAATACAAG GTAAGGGCCTTTCTTTGCAACAACTAGAGGCATTGGTGAAAATGGTGCCCACAAAGGAAGAGGAGGCCAAGCTTGCCAACTATAAAGGCGACATCAATGAACTGGGGTCCGCAGAGAGGTTTGTGAGGGCAATGCTTCAAGTTCCATTTGCCTTTCAAAGGGTAGAAGGCATGCTTTACAAGGAGACTTTTGAAGATGAAGTTGTTCACCTAAGGAACTCTTTTTCAATGCTAGAG GAGGCATGCAAGGAACTAAGATCAAGCAGGTTGTTCTCGAAGTTACTAGAAACCGTGCTGAAGACAGGGAACCGCATGAATGTGGGGACGATCCGCGGCGGGGCAAGAGCATTCAAGCTCGACGCCCTTCTCAAGCTAGCAGACGTCAAAGGCATTGATGGCAAAACCACGCTGCTCCACTTTGTGGTTCAAGAAATCATCCGATCCGAAGGGATTCGAGTTTCAGACAGCATCATGGGAAAAATAAGCCAAAAGAACAACAAAAACAGGACCGAAGAACAAAAGGAAGAGGACTACCGAAGAATGGGACTTGAATTAGTCTCTGGCCTAAGCACGGAGCTCTACAATGTGAAGAAAACCGCTACCATCGACTTAGATGTTCTTGCAAGCTCTGTGTCAAATCTATCTGAAGAAATGGCAAAGCTAAAACAACTCGTGGGGAAGGATTTGCATAATGATGGAGAGAGCAGTGAGGGGTTTGTTAACACTATGATGTGCTTCTTGAGTTATGCTGAGAAGAAGCTGAAGGAGTTGGAAGGAGATGAGAACAGAGTGTTGTCACGTGTGAAGGAGATAACTGAGTATTTTCATGGTGATGTCAGCAATAAAGAAGATCAAAACCCACTTAGGATCTTTGTTATAGTGAGGGATTTCTTGGGGATGTTGGATAGCGTGTGTAAAGAGCTTAGAAGGAATAAATCTACTCGTAGCCCAAACCCTCTTGCACCATTTAGATAG